One Natrinema longum genomic window, TGTCCGTGTCTCCTTCCGAAATATAGTTCTCGTCTTGGAACTCCAGGTCGACTTCGGTCTTCGTTCCGAAATCACCGATCCCGCCGAGCATCTGTAGCATGATTCCCAGCGACATCACGCCGACGATGAGTGCGATTACGAGTCTGATCGGTAGCCCCTCTATCGCCCGGTCGTCGTCGACGAACGAGCGCGTGGGACTCGAGAGTGATAGCGTGGGTATCGGTCGTTGTTTCGAACCCATACCCTGGTTGGCCGCCCCTTTCCATTTAAACCCAAGATCGAAACTTCAAATATGATAGGGGCTGAGACGGACTATGGGTTTCGTCATCGGACGCGGCGCTGACGCTGCAACGGAGCAGGCCGGTCACGTGGGTCGGTATCGGGCACTCGACGGTAGTCAGGGAACCAAGCTTTACCTCGACCTCGATGGTCCCCACGCGACGTTGATCGTCGGAAAGCGCGGCTACGGAAAGTCGTTCACGATGGGCGTCGTCGCCGAGGAACTCGCCCGCGCGGCGGGGGTCACACCGGTAGTTATCGACCCGATGGGGGTCTTTTCGACGCTCGCAGAACCCGCCGACGGCGAGGCGGTCCCCGTCGAAGTGGTCGACGAGCCGGCAGTTTCAGCCGACGTGCTCGGCCCGCGGTCGTGGTGTTCATTGCTCGGGCTCTCCGCCGAGACCGGTGCCGGCGCACTCGTCTGGGAAGCCGCCCAGCAGCACCCGACGCTCGCGGACATGCGCCGCCACGTCGAGCAAAGCGACGCGCCGGACACCGACAGACGGTCCGCAGTCAACCACATCGATCTCGCGGATACGTGGGGCGTGTTCGACCCAGACGGACTCGACGCCAGCACCCTCGCCAGCACCGAGATCACGGTGGTAGACGTTTCCGGGCTCGACTCCGCACCGATGAACGCCGTCTGCCGGGGGATCGCCGAGGCGCTCTACCGGGCACGCGTCGACGACCGCATCGATCGCCTCCCGTGGCTGTTGATCGACGAGGCACACACCTTCTTCGACGGCATCGCGGAGGACGCCCTGCACACGGTGCTCACGCGTGGGCGAGCACCGGGCGTCAGTCTCGTACTGGCGACCCAGCGTCCGAGCGCCGTCTCGGAAATCGCGATCTCTCAGTCCGATGTCCTGGTGTCACACCGACTGACCGCAGGGGCGGATCTCGAGGCGTTGAACGCCGCCCAGCCGACGTACATGAACGACTCGTTCGACGAGCGGCTCCCGACCGACCCCGGCGAAGTGGTCGTGATCGACGACGCGACCGAAACGATCCACGCTGCCCAGATCCGGGCCCGTGATACGCCACACGGCGGCGGGAGCCCGAGCGCACGCGAACTCGCCGATCACGAGTGATCGATCGGTGGTCGGATAGCGTGTCGGTACCGATCGAGTGGTGCAGTTTCGACCGTCCGAATTTAAATATGATACTGCGGGAAGGACGGCCATGACGGACATCGAGCGACTCGAGCAGCGCCTGTCGGCCGTCGAGCGCGTCGTCGTCGACGGCGACGTAACGTTCGCGGAACTGTCGGAACTGACCTCGCTGGCGGAAACCGTCGCCGAACTCGAAACGCGTCTCGAGGAACAGGACCGACGGATCGCCGACCTCGAAGCGACCGTTCAGTCGATCGAAGGGTACGTTGGGAACGTGGAGTCGATCAACGACGACGTCGAACGCCACGCCGCGTCGGCGGTTGCGACGGTCGACCGATTCGAACGCCGAATGGATAAACTCGAGGTCGAACTCGACGATCTCCAGGGTGGGCTACTCGATACGGAACCGGAAGCTCCCGAGAGAGACGAGGATGTAACCGATGGAACGGCCACCGAGACTACCAACGCGGACGGCGAACCGACGGTCTTCACGTTCGGTGAGAGCGGACTCGAGGAACCCGACGACGCCGAAGGAGAGCCGGAACGATCGGTCGAAGGGATCGTCGACGGGACTGGCACGTCGCGGTCGATCGTCGACGATGGTGCGGACCGACCGGCCTCATCCGCGAATCAGTCGACCGTCGATTCGGCGCTCGGTGAGAGTGACTCGGCCACGAACGGACCCGCGACGGACGAGGACGACGGCGGATTGGTGGGGTCGCTGCGGTCACGGCTCCTATGATTCGGTACGTAGTAGCAGTGTTGCTGGCGGTGGCAGTCCTGAGCGTTGCGGGAGTCGCACTCGAGGACGGCGCAGACGACAATACGGACCGCCAGCTACAGACCGGGATTTCCGACATCGAAGGGGCAGCGGTCGACCTGACGGAGAACGAAGAACTCTCACCGGCTGGCCATCCCGATCCACGGCGTGTCGTCGAGGTAACCGTCCCGGCCGGTTCGCTCACGGCAACGGGCGTCACACACTTCGAGATCGAACCGGTACGCAAAGCAGACATGAGTATCGCGCGATACGTCCTGGACGACGGAACGAGAAAGCAGGAATTCATCGACGAACCGATCGTCTACCATGATCCGACCGACAACCGAACGACCGCGATCGGCGGGAGCGGGAAACGGACGCTCAGACTAGCGCTTTTGCCCGACGAGAACGGCGATCCGGTCGTCGTCGCAGCGCCGCCGGACTGGGAGAAGTAGCGATCGAGCGTCAGTTTCGAACCCGTGTGAGGCCGTGAGCGATCCCGCGGGAGAGTTGTGGTTTAAATGAGAAGGCGAGTCCAAACGGGGTATGTCTACGGACGACTCCGGCCGACTGGTGCGGACGTTCCTCCCGGGGATCGGGTTCGAGAGACTGTTCGGGGACGCGGCGGCTCGAGGTCGATGCGACTGCGAGATGGCGTTCGACGACCGGACGATCCACGTCGACGCGTCGGAGTGCAGCGGCAATCTCGTCGAGTCACCTGATTGCCGCCACTCGGTCGTCGAGATGCTATCGGAACGAGAGATGGAGTCGATCGTCGTCAGTTCGGACGGATTGAAATACCGGTACGACCGGGACGAGACGGACTTTCTGGGAGCGGCCGGACGGTTCATCGAGTTACTCGGATCACGCGACGAGGTGCTCGCACGCGATGTCGCCCGGGATCCACTCGGTGCTGCCGCGGGGCTCGATAGTCGGGTCGACGAGATCGGTGATGTGGCCCTCGAGTCCGGGCTGCTGGAGGTCGTTGCGGGGGTCGACGGATACACGGACGTGTTGTCTCCCCGCGTCGGGGTCGGGATCGCGAACTACTTTATCGATCGGACGATCGACGAGACGGCCCGACTCGTCGATATCAGGGAGCTCGAGACCGGGAGTACGACCCGAATTTACGAGCGAGCGGACCGACTCCCGCTGTACGAGCTCGATGTCGTCGACCTCTCGCTGTCGCCGGAGGAACGCGAGTTGGTGATCGATGGCTACGAGGCGATCGCCGAAGGATGGGTGGACGGCGACCGCGCACCCTCGCGGGCGATCGAGTTCGTCTCGGAGGAACCGGTCGATCCGACGTTGACGACGGTATTGGAGAAACACACCGAAGGGTACGGTATTCTTGAGGACCTGTTCGCCGATTCGGCGGTGACCGACGTCTACGTCACGTCGCCGGTGACCGCGAACCCGCTTCGGGTCGAACTCGATGGGGAAGCCATGGAGACGAACGTCCACCTCACCGAGACGGGTGCGAAAGCGCTGGCATCGCGGGTCAGGCGAACGAGCGGGCGAGCCTTCTCGCGTGCGAAACCGACCGTCGACGCGACGGCGTCGCTGGCGAACGGTCGCGGACTCCGGATCGCAGGCGTCACCGATCCCGTCGCGGACGGGACCGCCTTCGCCTTCCGCGAACAGTCCGACGACAGGTTTACACTGCCGGGATTAGTGGCGAACGGAACGATGCCGGCGGCAGCCGCGGGCTTTCTCTCGACGGCGATCGAACGGAACGCCGCGACGTTGATCGCCGGGACCCGCGGGGCCGGGAAGACGACGCTGCTCGGGACGTTGCTCTACGAGGTAACGCCGGATACACGCACGGTGATTATCGAAGATACCCCCGAACTGCCCGTCAGTCCGTTGCAATCGGTCGGCCGGGACGTTCAGGCGCTCCGGACCGGTACCAGCCGCGGGCCGGAGATTTCACCAGCCGACGCGCTCCGGACGGCGCTCCGGCTTGGTGACGGTGCGCTGGTAGTCGGGGAGATCCGCGGTGAAGAGGCCCGCGTTCTTTACGAAGCGATGCGAGTCGGGGCAAACGCGAACGCCGTCCTCGGAACGATCCACGGGGACGGCGCTGACGACGTCTACGAGCGTGTCGTCTCAGATCTCGATGTCGAACCCTCCTCGTTCGGTGCGACGGACCTGGTAGTCACGGTCCAGGCCTATCGGACACCCGAAGGACGGAGTCGACGGATCGCTCGTATTGAGGAGGTGCTCGGCACTGGCGACGACATTCGGTTCGAATCCCTCTACGAACTCGACGGAACCGAGACGGCATCGACCGGTCGAATCGACCGAGGGAAGAGTCGCTACGTCCAGGCGATGAGTGGGCCGACCGAGGAATACGCCGATGTCAGACGAGCCATTGTCGAGCGGGAAGAACTGATGAGGGAACTCGCAGAAGACGGGCGAGTTTCGCCGTCGGAAGTGGCCGCCGCGTACGCTACCCGATAGTAACGAGGTGAGAGAATGACGATACTGATGACGGCGATGGTCGTTCGCGTGCTCGCCGGTCTCTACCCTTACGACGTCGAGGCGAGCAGGGAACTCATCGACTCGATTCGATTCGTCGGTGCCCCATACGACGCCGAGACGGTCGTCAAGGCCGGATACGGTGCGGGATTCGCTGCTGCGTTCGTGCCAGTCCCGCTCCTACTCGTAAACGTGTCGATACCGTTCATCGCTGTCTTCGTACTCACGGCGTCGTTCGGGTCGGCCCACGCGATCCACTCCTGGCCACACCTCCAGGCGGCGTTCCGGCGGACGGAGGCGCTGGGCGAGACGCCGAATCTCATCGGGCGAGCGGTGTTGCGGATGCAGATCCAACCCTCGCTCGAGAACGCGGTCAGGTTCGCCGCTGAAACCGGTGACGGACCGCTGGCGCGGAGCCTCGGCGTACACGTCAACCGGTCGAAAGGGACGCCGTACGCCGGGTTGCTGTCGTTCGCCGACGAGTGGGCCGAACACTTCCCGGCGCTTCGACGCTCGTCGACGCTGCTCGCGACCGCACAGGACGCCCCGGAAGGGGAGCGCGCGCGCACGCTCGATCGCTCCCTGTCTGCCATTCTCGATGGGACTCGAAACCGGATGGCGGAGTTCACGGCGTCGATCAGGGCACCGACTACCATGCTCTTTGCTTTCGGTATTCTGCTTCCGATGGCGCTGATCGCGATCGTTCCCGTGGCACCGATGGCCGGTGTCGATCTCAACATCTGGATGTTCGTGCTCCTGTACAACGTGGTGTTGCCGGCCGTACTGATCGCTGCGTCGTTGTGGTTACTCGTGCGCCGACCCGTTGCGTTTCCGCCGCCGAAAATCGATCACGATCATCCCGACCTCCCCGACCACCTCTGGCTCCGAGCCGGTTGGGGGCTCGTCGCCGGCGGGGTAGTCTATACCGCCATCGAACTATTCGGACCCGCGTACCTCTCCGCGGTCGTCGCGGGGGGAGTCGGTATCGGCGTTGCCCTGCTGGCAGTCTACCGGCCGACCCTCGAGATTCGGACCCACGTTCGTGACGTCGAAACGCATCTGACCGACGCACTGTACATCGTTGGCCGACAGGTCGCCGAGGGTGAGTCCGTCGAGTCCGCGATCGAACTCGCCGCCGATCGGGTCCCCGCGGAAACCGGCGACGTGTTCGAACACGCCGCTGGCGTTCAGCGTCGTCTTCACACGGGCGTCGAAGAGGCGTTCCTCGGACCCTACGGTGCGTTGCGAAACGTTCCGAGTCAGCGTGCACGCAGCATGGCCGCGTTGCTCGCGATCGCCGGCGAAGAAGGGAAGCCGGCCGGTCGCGCCATCGTTTCGATGGCCGACCACCTCGAGGAACTCGAGAACGTCGAAGCCGAGACGAAGCGGTCACTCATTAAGGTCACCAGTACGCTCGACAACACCGCGGCGTACTTCGGTCCAATGGTCGGCGGTGCCACGGTCGGCATGGCGGGGATGCTCACGACGGAGGACTTCGCGACCAGCGACAGACTCGGCGACGCGACCACGATACCGGTCGAACAACTCGGAGTCGTCATCGCGATCTATCTGATCATGCTGGTGGTCATTCTGACGCCGCTGTCGTACGCACTCCGCCACGGGATGGACCGAACGCTGTTCGGATACCACGTCGGCCGTGCGCTGCTCTCGTCGATGCTACTGTTCGTGGTGACCGTTTCGATGATCGATGTCGTGTTGCTCGATCCCGTCTGAGCGTGCCCTCACCCGCGATCGGCTCGACTCGAGTTTCGGCTTTATTGTACTCTTGTACAAACTCGATTTTAAATAAGAAGGGGCGAGCAGAGGGAGTATGGATTTCGAAGCCCCGGTCGACGGGTGGTACGTCCACGTCGCCATGGTCATCGCCAGCATCACGTTCGCGGGAATCGCGCTCGGTATCCCGTCGATGCCACCGCCGGACGCACAGCGGGGAGCGAACACGATCGAGGGGGTGACAGGGAGCGAGTACGCCGCCAGCGCATCGTACGAGCACGACGCGGCGGTGGTGACGATCGATCACGAGACCATCACGATGGAAAACGAGTACGGAAGTTCCCACGCGAGGTTCGCGTACGGAACCGTCGTCCCGGTCAACGGATACGACCGACTCGAGAACGTCACGCACGGCCGATCGTTCGAGGACGAATTCGGGGCCGAACTCGAGGATCCACACACCGATGCGACGGGCGAGTTCTTCGCCCTGGTCGAGGCTGCCGATGTCGAAAACACGGGCACGGAGCTAGCTGCCAACGGGGAGATCGTCACTCGGAGGGTGGCTGTCGAAGAGGACTCGACAGTCGGGATCGAGGCGAAAGCGACGAACAACGATGCTCTCGCGCAGGACCTCGCAGACGAGGACGACGATCTCGACGAGGAGGACATCGAGATCCCCGGAACCGTCCGCGTCAGGGTCGACGGCACCGCCGATAGCGACACCAACGTTCAGGTCGATGGGACGGAGCTAACGGAAACGATCGACGTCGACGATTCGGAGGGGTGGTTCAAAGCGACGGTAACTGGGTTCACGTGCAACCGGGGTGGGTTCTGGTGTGACGATACCCCAGACATCGACGCGATCGACTACGACTTTGCGCCGTTTCCCGGACTCGAAGAGGGCGATACCGAGACCGTGACGCTTGTCGACGGCGATCTCGATGCTGTCACCGATAGCGACGAGGACGAAGTGACGATCTGGACCGGCACGTACGATCTCGAGATCACCGTCGTCGGGGCGGACTTCGAGGATTGCCACGGAACGATCGACGAAGCGGGCGAGTGGACCGAAATCTGCGGTCCCAGCCTGACTTCAGAGGAGTTCGACGACCCACACTGGCACGAGAATCGTGGAGGTGTTCGGTATGTCACGCTCGTCACCGTCTAGGGCACAGACCGAACCGCTCGCGGCGATCTGTGCCGTCTCGATATTCGCCATCGCCCTCGGCCTCTACGCCGTGGCGGCCCACCCGATCCTCCCAGGATCGAGCGAGCAGGCGACAGCGGATCGGACGATCGACTACGTCTGGGACGACATCGAGGAGGACGGCGTGTTCAACGCCGCCGATAGCGCCGACGACATCGACGATCACATCGCGGGCAGCTCGCTCCCGGCAGGGTCGACGGTGTCCGTGACCGTGACCGTGATCGACCACGGCGGCGAACAGCGGATCGCCGGGACAACGTTCCCGTCGGGATATCCGGACGAGACGGATGCGTCCGACATCGCCGAACTCGAACGATACATCGACGAAGAGGGTGTCCCCGATCGTGCGAGCGTCGCGACCAGGTCGATCCCGGTTGCGGTGGTCAGTCGGGCAGACATCCGCTCCGGAACGCTCCGGGTGAGCGTATGGTAAATCGCGATCGGGGGATTTCGACGGTGATGGACGTATCGCTGGCGCTTCTGATCATCAGCGCGACCGTGTTGCTGATCGGACTCTACCTGCAGAGTGACGACGACCCGATCGACGGAGATCGTGGTGACCAGGCGTTGCAAACCCTGTCCGGATCGACAGTGACGATCACGTACGACGTAAGCGAAGAAAACGAGTCAGGGTATGCAGCCACTGACAGTGACCACTACGACACTCCGGACGACCTCGAACCGGACGACGTGAACGAACTGTACGAGATCACGACGTACGGTTCGGCAACGGATCTCCTCGGCGAGGCAGCGATGACGAATCTCCAGATCGAGGGAACTGAATTATTCGCGTACGGACACGATGTCGAACGGTCGGTGGACGGAGCGATTCGCGGACGGTTGGTCGGAAGCGAGGGGACGGTCTATGCAGTCGCCACCTGGGAGCCCTACGACGGTGCCTCGATCAACGGCACGGCGACCGCCGGTGAGCGACCACCCCGAACCGAGGACGTCTCGAGTTCGACGACGGAGGTTTCGGCGACCGTTCGATCGGTCGACTCCGAGCGGTTGGCAACCCTGTTCGAGCAGGGGGAGGAGGCTTCTCCCCACCGCAGTGAGATCGACGATGGCTTCGACCTCGTCGGCGAGGAAATCGCTTCCGCGATGGTCGAGGGCTACTTCCCGCCCGAGCAGACTCAATATACGCTCGAGTCGTCGTTGATGGAGCATGCAGTGACGCTGTACAACTATCGGCGAATAGCCGATGCCGCGGCTGTCGATATCGAGGACGATATAACGGGGACGAAGCCGGATGCAATCGATGCAAACGACCACCTCGTGAACGGCGATCGCGGTGCCGAAACGGGACTCGCGAGGATTATTGCCGACGATCTTCGTACCAGTCCGGCTGGCGAAGAGATTCGAACGACCTACGACGAATTCGGCGACGAGCTGACCCCCGCCGAGGAAACGGCACTCGAGGAAACGTTCGAGGAGGAAGTATCGACCGGAACGATCGAGATCACCGTCCAAACGTGGGAATGATGACAGGAGCGGATCAACGAAAACGGGATGCAACGGTTACGATCGCGGAGCGTGGACACGTTCCGTTTGCGGTAATCGCGGTCCTGTTGCTCGTCGTGAGCGTCGCGACCATCGTGATGCTCGAACGGCGATCCGAACCGAGGATCGACCGCGACGCCGAACTCGTCATGGATCGGACCGAAACCGCAGCACAGGCTGAATTTCGAGCCGCCGTCCTCGAGGCGACCCATCAGGCCGGTGGGGCACCGATCAACACGACCACTGGAAGCAACGTGGACGGGATTTCGTCCGCGTCAGACCAATCCGGGGCGTTTCGTGAGTACGTGAAACTACTGATCTATCTGCGAGCTGTCGAGCGAATACCCGCGGCTGATCAGTCCGTCGGTCCGGATTCTCGCTCGACGGTTGCTCTGGAGCCAGTCGCTGCCGATCCGGACGACGGAGAACTCAGCCCCGACGAGGCCATCGAGAAGGTCGAACTCGAGATCGGCTCCTTCGACGACGACGTCGAACAGGGGACGGTCACCGCGACGATTCACGATGTCGAATTCGGCGGCCACGTCGATGGTGAAGAGCTCCCAGCTGAAACACGATCGATCAGCGTCAGCGTCGGAACGCCGGTGTTCGAACTGAACGAGAAGATGAACGAATACGAATCGAAACTCAACAAGGGATTCTTCGAGTCCGAGGAAGACGGGATGCCGGACCCGACCACCCTCGACGGGCTCGGGCAGGAGATGGCTGCTCGACAGTATCCGATCGCATACATGAAAGCGAGTTGGAACCGGTTCGGGAACAAGACGGTAACGCCTGAAGACCACGACTTTACGGAGACGATCGGGACGGACCACACCGAGGTACTCACCAACCACGCGATCTACTCGGTCCAGGAGGACACCTTCGGGACGCGCGACCCTGACGCCGATCGAGCGATGCGCCCGCAGTACCTGTGTATGTCACTTGATTTCACGACGACGATCAGCGGCGTCGATCCCGAGATCGACATGAACGATGTCGTTCCGAGTAACAATACCACGTTCTCCGAGGACCTCAATGATCACATGGAGCAGCTGAATGAAACCGGTCCCGACGGCGAGATGCCGGACAATATGACAATCCCGGTGAACCAAAACGTCAACTTCAGAGAGGAGCTGTGTAACGAAGGCGGGGTTCTCAACGACTGGATCTTCGGCGACGAGGCAACTGGTGAGCTTCCAGAGGTGCCACCGCTTTCGGAACTGATCAAGGACGGTACCGACAGCATGGGTGTGGCCGAGCAGGAGATCGAACTGCCGGTCGAGTCGGTCGCCGAAGCCACGTATATCGAGTACAAACTCGAGAGCCCCCGGGATCCCGCCTCGTATCTCGAGGGGAAATCGTCGGACATGAAATCCGACATACGGAGCGCAGGAGGTGATGTAGATCACGACGTCTCGAGTAGTCTTCCCATCGAGGAGTCCGAGGAGTACGACGGGAGTGTCCACGACATTCGTGACGAACTCTACGAACTGGACATCATAGTCGATCGAGAGGCCACGGCCGGTTCGGTACCGGAACCGGATCCGCCCAGCGGAGACTGGCATCGATCCAGAAGCGAGGACGAGGAGCGCGTTACCGACATCACCGTCGACAGCGTCTCCCACACCCCGCAACCCGACGGCAAGACGTACGACCGAGAGATTCACAGTATCACGGCTGATGCGACGGTCGACGTCGCAGTCACCCGCGGGTACGAGAAAACGGAAAACAACGAAACCGTGACGACGACGGTGACGGAAAGCGACAGCGTCGACGTCGACGCAACGGTGACGATCGACGCCGCGTACGGCTTCCGGGCCGGTGGCGTATACTACGAAGCCTACGACGACTTCCAGGTCGAACCGGATCCGATCGCAACCGACTACGGGACCCACGAAAACGTCACCTTCCGGACCGGCTTCGAGAACGCACTCGTCGAGGTCACGAGCGCGAGTGAGTACAGTACTGCAGAAACCGAGATTGCGACCCAACTCGAGTCGGACCTCGGAAACAGTGATCCGAACGCACTCGAGCAGACGGCCAAAGACAGCATCGGGGAAGAGCACGACAGAGTGCTCGATTCCAGCGACGTCATTCCGGACGAACGGGAGAGGATCTCCGAAACGCTCGACGAGGAACTCGAGGACGTCCACGAGAACTTCACGGCCGACTGGAAGGCAGATCCGCTTCGGATCAAGATCAACGAGCTGGCCGACGACGAGTCACCGCCGGAGAAGGTAAAGGAACACATCAAAGCGGAGTACGAGGACGAGTACGTCGACGATGGACCCTACGAGACGCCCGAATCGATGGCAAAACAACAGATTCGAAAAGCGTACTTCGATCGGCTCTACTACTGGCTCGAGCAGTTCGACGGCGAGTACAGCGGCCAGATGGAGGAGTTCAACGACAAAATCGACGACAACACCGAGGGGCAGGTCGACGATTTGAACGAGGTCCTGGGTTACGTGCAGGGACTGGCGAACGCGGACTACGACCCCGATCCGGCCGACCTCGAGGGGTCGCCGGTTCACGACGACGCCCAGTACGAGATATCGGGATCGCCGACGTATTTGACCGCGACGGAAGTCGAACGCGACCACGTCTCAGCCGTTCGCGCGAGCAACGAATCGATCATGGACACCGACAGTGACGCCCACCATCACCCGATGGCGATCCAGACGCACAACCGCGCCCCCTGGCCGGGCATCCCCGCCCTCTTTTACATGCCGGACAAGTGGTACATCACGATTAACTTCTGGCGCGTCGACGTCGCGGGTGAGTACGCCCGTCTCGAGGTAAGTTCGACGATCGGCGATCCGTCCGACAGCAACCGGTTGACCTACGTCGCCGAGGAGAGCCCCGTCGAAGTCGAACTCTCCGACGGCTCGAGCGTTCAGGTCGGCAGAAACGAGGCGGTCGACTTCGAGACCGGCACGGAGGTAATCGTGGTTATGCCGGGTGCGATCGTGAAAAAGGGTGGGCCGATTCCTGCTGTTGCTGATGGGGATTTTCATTCCCAAGGAACAACCTATTGTACGGAAACT contains:
- a CDS encoding ATP-binding protein, yielding MGFVIGRGADAATEQAGHVGRYRALDGSQGTKLYLDLDGPHATLIVGKRGYGKSFTMGVVAEELARAAGVTPVVIDPMGVFSTLAEPADGEAVPVEVVDEPAVSADVLGPRSWCSLLGLSAETGAGALVWEAAQQHPTLADMRRHVEQSDAPDTDRRSAVNHIDLADTWGVFDPDGLDASTLASTEITVVDVSGLDSAPMNAVCRGIAEALYRARVDDRIDRLPWLLIDEAHTFFDGIAEDALHTVLTRGRAPGVSLVLATQRPSAVSEIAISQSDVLVSHRLTAGADLEALNAAQPTYMNDSFDERLPTDPGEVVVIDDATETIHAAQIRARDTPHGGGSPSARELADHE
- a CDS encoding DUF7310 family coiled-coil domain-containing protein, with the translated sequence MTDIERLEQRLSAVERVVVDGDVTFAELSELTSLAETVAELETRLEEQDRRIADLEATVQSIEGYVGNVESINDDVERHAASAVATVDRFERRMDKLEVELDDLQGGLLDTEPEAPERDEDVTDGTATETTNADGEPTVFTFGESGLEEPDDAEGEPERSVEGIVDGTGTSRSIVDDGADRPASSANQSTVDSALGESDSATNGPATDEDDGGLVGSLRSRLL
- a CDS encoding DUF7311 family protein, coding for MIRYVVAVLLAVAVLSVAGVALEDGADDNTDRQLQTGISDIEGAAVDLTENEELSPAGHPDPRRVVEVTVPAGSLTATGVTHFEIEPVRKADMSIARYVLDDGTRKQEFIDEPIVYHDPTDNRTTAIGGSGKRTLRLALLPDENGDPVVVAAPPDWEK
- a CDS encoding type II/IV secretion system ATPase subunit, which produces MSTDDSGRLVRTFLPGIGFERLFGDAAARGRCDCEMAFDDRTIHVDASECSGNLVESPDCRHSVVEMLSEREMESIVVSSDGLKYRYDRDETDFLGAAGRFIELLGSRDEVLARDVARDPLGAAAGLDSRVDEIGDVALESGLLEVVAGVDGYTDVLSPRVGVGIANYFIDRTIDETARLVDIRELETGSTTRIYERADRLPLYELDVVDLSLSPEERELVIDGYEAIAEGWVDGDRAPSRAIEFVSEEPVDPTLTTVLEKHTEGYGILEDLFADSAVTDVYVTSPVTANPLRVELDGEAMETNVHLTETGAKALASRVRRTSGRAFSRAKPTVDATASLANGRGLRIAGVTDPVADGTAFAFREQSDDRFTLPGLVANGTMPAAAAGFLSTAIERNAATLIAGTRGAGKTTLLGTLLYEVTPDTRTVIIEDTPELPVSPLQSVGRDVQALRTGTSRGPEISPADALRTALRLGDGALVVGEIRGEEARVLYEAMRVGANANAVLGTIHGDGADDVYERVVSDLDVEPSSFGATDLVVTVQAYRTPEGRSRRIARIEEVLGTGDDIRFESLYELDGTETASTGRIDRGKSRYVQAMSGPTEEYADVRRAIVEREELMRELAEDGRVSPSEVAAAYATR
- a CDS encoding secretion system protein — translated: MTILMTAMVVRVLAGLYPYDVEASRELIDSIRFVGAPYDAETVVKAGYGAGFAAAFVPVPLLLVNVSIPFIAVFVLTASFGSAHAIHSWPHLQAAFRRTEALGETPNLIGRAVLRMQIQPSLENAVRFAAETGDGPLARSLGVHVNRSKGTPYAGLLSFADEWAEHFPALRRSSTLLATAQDAPEGERARTLDRSLSAILDGTRNRMAEFTASIRAPTTMLFAFGILLPMALIAIVPVAPMAGVDLNIWMFVLLYNVVLPAVLIAASLWLLVRRPVAFPPPKIDHDHPDLPDHLWLRAGWGLVAGGVVYTAIELFGPAYLSAVVAGGVGIGVALLAVYRPTLEIRTHVRDVETHLTDALYIVGRQVAEGESVESAIELAADRVPAETGDVFEHAAGVQRRLHTGVEEAFLGPYGALRNVPSQRARSMAALLAIAGEEGKPAGRAIVSMADHLEELENVEAETKRSLIKVTSTLDNTAAYFGPMVGGATVGMAGMLTTEDFATSDRLGDATTIPVEQLGVVIAIYLIMLVVILTPLSYALRHGMDRTLFGYHVGRALLSSMLLFVVTVSMIDVVLLDPV
- a CDS encoding DUF7283 family protein, giving the protein MDFEAPVDGWYVHVAMVIASITFAGIALGIPSMPPPDAQRGANTIEGVTGSEYAASASYEHDAAVVTIDHETITMENEYGSSHARFAYGTVVPVNGYDRLENVTHGRSFEDEFGAELEDPHTDATGEFFALVEAADVENTGTELAANGEIVTRRVAVEEDSTVGIEAKATNNDALAQDLADEDDDLDEEDIEIPGTVRVRVDGTADSDTNVQVDGTELTETIDVDDSEGWFKATVTGFTCNRGGFWCDDTPDIDAIDYDFAPFPGLEEGDTETVTLVDGDLDAVTDSDEDEVTIWTGTYDLEITVVGADFEDCHGTIDEAGEWTEICGPSLTSEEFDDPHWHENRGGVRYVTLVTV
- a CDS encoding DUF7285 family protein, with the translated sequence MSRSSPSRAQTEPLAAICAVSIFAIALGLYAVAAHPILPGSSEQATADRTIDYVWDDIEEDGVFNAADSADDIDDHIAGSSLPAGSTVSVTVTVIDHGGEQRIAGTTFPSGYPDETDASDIAELERYIDEEGVPDRASVATRSIPVAVVSRADIRSGTLRVSVW
- a CDS encoding DUF7284 family protein → MVNRDRGISTVMDVSLALLIISATVLLIGLYLQSDDDPIDGDRGDQALQTLSGSTVTITYDVSEENESGYAATDSDHYDTPDDLEPDDVNELYEITTYGSATDLLGEAAMTNLQIEGTELFAYGHDVERSVDGAIRGRLVGSEGTVYAVATWEPYDGASINGTATAGERPPRTEDVSSSTTEVSATVRSVDSERLATLFEQGEEASPHRSEIDDGFDLVGEEIASAMVEGYFPPEQTQYTLESSLMEHAVTLYNYRRIADAAAVDIEDDITGTKPDAIDANDHLVNGDRGAETGLARIIADDLRTSPAGEEIRTTYDEFGDELTPAEETALEETFEEEVSTGTIEITVQTWE